A single window of Metallosphaera hakonensis JCM 8857 = DSM 7519 DNA harbors:
- a CDS encoding ABC transporter permease, producing MRAWTLVVTSVILIMIGIGVSLIASESSYFSTISYGFGKCAIPPPNWESQYWAVLSHGSPTAEVIVNGSHTINLNEIKDFPLNSTSFYVYVVSGYVESLAPLSLAGILLVFMGTAMGFRGMVLLVQERTIGNLANSEGEGSIKSYVMKRLLSFIISMIIITSITGFLEIAHGESILKVIIELITLNFGLSRRYDIAVDSLLLSSLPYTSVLSGISFALSVYLGTFLAVRGIAQSGPLTKLITKWKYIGNALASWIIALSLIYGFHLDVEKGVNLIFPLISLFFPFIGTFANRLFLPYKVQDSFKAKGLSRAILVYRHVLGSTSVVALSTISAAFIDMLIAEFLVESIFYWPGLGLLLREGAVYGDFKVVEGVLIFYSTIVLLSSLVGDIFYGFVDPRVRR from the coding sequence ATGAGAGCCTGGACCCTAGTAGTTACATCGGTTATCTTAATAATGATCGGAATAGGGGTGTCACTTATAGCGTCTGAGAGTTCATACTTCTCCACGATATCATACGGATTTGGAAAATGCGCCATCCCACCACCTAACTGGGAATCACAGTACTGGGCCGTACTTTCCCATGGGAGTCCCACGGCCGAGGTCATTGTGAATGGCAGTCATACAATCAATTTGAATGAAATTAAGGACTTCCCCTTAAACTCGACGTCGTTTTATGTTTATGTTGTATCAGGATACGTAGAGAGCCTAGCGCCTCTATCCTTGGCCGGAATACTTTTAGTGTTCATGGGAACCGCTATGGGATTCAGAGGAATGGTGCTTTTAGTTCAAGAAAGAACTATTGGGAATTTAGCGAATTCTGAGGGAGAAGGATCCATCAAATCATATGTGATGAAGAGGTTACTCTCATTTATCATCTCTATGATCATAATTACTTCCATAACTGGTTTCCTAGAGATAGCTCATGGGGAGAGCATACTTAAGGTAATTATTGAACTCATTACGTTAAATTTCGGTCTAAGCAGACGTTACGATATAGCTGTTGATTCTCTTCTCCTGTCCTCACTACCATACACCAGCGTTCTCTCGGGAATATCCTTTGCTCTCTCCGTATACTTGGGAACGTTCCTTGCTGTGAGAGGGATAGCCCAGAGTGGACCACTCACTAAATTGATAACAAAATGGAAGTATATAGGTAACGCGTTGGCATCCTGGATCATTGCTCTTTCACTAATTTACGGTTTTCATTTAGATGTAGAGAAAGGGGTGAACTTGATATTTCCATTGATTTCCTTATTCTTCCCCTTCATAGGCACGTTCGCCAATAGGTTATTCCTACCGTATAAGGTGCAGGATTCCTTTAAGGCAAAAGGGCTCTCTAGAGCTATCCTAGTATATAGACATGTTTTAGGGAGTACGTCAGTTGTGGCTCTATCTACGATCTCAGCTGCGTTCATTGATATGCTGATCGCGGAGTTCCTCGTAGAATCAATTTTCTATTGGCCTGGCCTGGGACTCCTCCTTAGAGAGGGAGCTGTGTATGGAGATTTCAAGGTAGTTGAGGGAGTTCTAATATTTTACTCTACGATAGTACTATTATCAAGCCTAGTGGGGGATATTTTCTACGGTTTCGTTGATCCAAGGGTGAGACGATGA
- a CDS encoding VWA domain-containing protein encodes MGLSVLFNVSHSKSFTEEIRALLRITLVPESKFDAKNFHYIILIDRSYSMKGEKLDMAKEGARLLIENLPKDSYFSLLTFNEKIDIIKEHVHPSPVNLDQVKVGSGTAMYKALQEAFSLASKYNQPTFAILLTDGEPSDMGCMPGLSRKFNLAKCLPVYQGLTVPENVQIISFGLGEEYSEAILTEVSEKGRGFFYHVTDPSEIPDKMPKLAKSQIAASNVVVDLISESPVKLLNYSELPVRINAVEGVVKIYGETVIPRGYEGKFITLKLNYDDENGRQNKVIEFSLKRAQSQQDFVSGLNRDLLMEYEYLRTLQDYSRDVEANNLVEATKKLDRLKEIAEQTRRQDLQETALELTRKMSSGEGSKEIASEVTRKMRSQE; translated from the coding sequence ATGGGCTTATCAGTGCTATTTAACGTAAGCCATAGCAAGAGCTTCACCGAGGAAATTAGGGCCTTGTTAAGGATCACTCTCGTTCCAGAGTCCAAGTTCGATGCTAAGAACTTCCACTACATTATTCTTATTGACAGAAGTTACTCTATGAAAGGAGAAAAATTGGATATGGCAAAGGAGGGAGCGAGACTTTTAATTGAAAATCTACCAAAGGATAGTTACTTCTCTCTTTTGACCTTCAATGAGAAGATTGACATTATAAAGGAACACGTTCATCCGTCTCCCGTAAATTTAGATCAAGTGAAGGTTGGGAGCGGGACAGCAATGTATAAGGCACTTCAAGAGGCCTTCTCGTTGGCATCTAAGTATAATCAACCTACTTTTGCGATTTTGCTCACGGATGGCGAACCTTCCGACATGGGTTGTATGCCTGGTCTGTCTAGAAAGTTTAACCTGGCTAAATGTCTACCAGTATATCAAGGTCTCACTGTTCCGGAAAACGTTCAGATAATATCCTTTGGCTTGGGCGAGGAGTATAGCGAAGCCATATTGACGGAGGTATCAGAGAAGGGAAGGGGATTTTTCTATCACGTCACTGATCCCTCAGAGATACCGGACAAGATGCCTAAACTCGCCAAGTCCCAGATAGCTGCTAGCAATGTGGTAGTTGACCTGATCTCTGAGTCCCCGGTCAAGTTACTTAACTATAGTGAGTTACCAGTTAGGATTAACGCTGTAGAAGGGGTAGTGAAGATATACGGTGAAACTGTTATCCCTAGGGGATACGAAGGGAAGTTTATAACGCTCAAGTTGAATTACGATGACGAGAACGGAAGACAAAACAAAGTAATTGAGTTTTCCTTAAAGAGAGCCCAGTCTCAACAGGACTTTGTTTCTGGGTTAAATAGGGACTTACTAATGGAATATGAATACCTGAGAACCCTTCAGGACTACTCAAGAGACGTTGAGGCAAACAATCTGGTAGAAGCTACCAAGAAGTTGGACAGACTAAAGGAGATTGCCGAACAGACTAGGAGACAGGATCTTCAGGAGACTGCGCTTGAGTTAACCAGAAAGATGAGCTCAGGGGAAGGCTCGAAAGAGATAGCGAGCGAAGTGACCAGGAAAATGAGAAGCCAAGAATGA
- a CDS encoding XdhC family protein, which translates to MDVLIFSSSREAEMEEPVFCDRDTVKVDESRCKGKSLGVAPAVSRMLKMLGYKVTIVDPFAEDGDYEADEVIRGSTFQISDDVVKDKYVLVATKHVYDTWALMKAILGGAKEVSAVMSVKRAKVILKRLLQAGIPKEKLLTLRIPAGLDLNGEQENEIALSIVAEIVAVSRGGTGVPLRDKKGLAKVVEEL; encoded by the coding sequence ATGGATGTTCTAATATTCTCATCAAGTCGAGAGGCAGAGATGGAGGAGCCCGTTTTCTGTGACAGAGATACCGTTAAGGTTGACGAGAGCAGATGTAAGGGTAAATCCTTGGGGGTAGCCCCGGCGGTCTCTAGGATGCTGAAGATGTTAGGCTATAAGGTTACTATAGTCGATCCGTTCGCCGAGGATGGTGATTATGAGGCTGACGAGGTAATAAGAGGGAGCACTTTCCAGATATCAGATGATGTGGTCAAGGACAAGTATGTATTGGTAGCTACAAAACATGTTTACGATACGTGGGCCCTTATGAAGGCAATTCTGGGAGGAGCAAAAGAAGTGTCAGCTGTGATGAGTGTTAAGAGAGCTAAGGTAATTTTAAAGAGGCTTTTACAGGCCGGCATTCCAAAGGAGAAACTTCTCACTTTGAGGATTCCTGCAGGGCTCGATCTAAATGGGGAACAGGAAAATGAGATAGCCCTAAGTATTGTGGCGGAGATAGTGGCGGTATCTAGGGGAGGAACTGGAGTTCCTTTAAGAGACAAGAAAGGTTTAGCGAAAGTAGTGGAAGAGCTTTGA
- the tsaA gene encoding tRNA (N6-threonylcarbamoyladenosine(37)-N6)-methyltransferase TrmO yields MISYEPIGYVEISGEPSREKESTVVIFERFKEGLVGLDQFSNAIVLYHLHLSSFSGLVKERNGVRVGIFATRSPNRPNPIGLSVVEVLEIRGTKIKVKGLNAFNGTPVLDVKPYDKWDCVPNPRVPKWHQVQ; encoded by the coding sequence TTGATTAGTTACGAGCCCATCGGCTATGTGGAGATTTCTGGAGAACCGTCTAGAGAGAAAGAGTCGACTGTGGTTATCTTCGAGAGGTTCAAGGAGGGATTAGTAGGTTTAGATCAATTCTCCAATGCAATCGTCCTATATCATTTACATTTGTCTAGCTTTTCTGGTCTTGTCAAGGAAAGAAACGGAGTAAGAGTTGGAATTTTCGCTACCAGAAGTCCCAATAGGCCTAACCCCATCGGTTTGTCCGTGGTGGAGGTTCTGGAGATAAGGGGAACCAAGATCAAGGTTAAAGGACTCAATGCGTTTAATGGTACACCCGTACTGGACGTGAAACCTTATGATAAATGGGACTGTGTGCCGAATCCCAGAGTACCCAAATGGCATCAAGTTCAGTAA
- a CDS encoding metallopeptidase TldD-related protein yields the protein MKFTLETESLIKEKSAHDWIIYSSKRVISSDRYLSKTGWSSQGEDRKPVSLCESFTHPSLNKWEKASHVLESLKEGERVEVRKVRREISWADHTCVEEKIVNFVTLKGRTFAFTGDPTDIPSVLEFLKESSEFRPTTLFMDRGTLILDPEATGFLLRALMEMLKGDSRLLSKEERGLPDITLYDDPLIPYSHVFYTFDDEGVKTKRKELVGNGQVLDYLGTLYLGSEGNGRGIYPKPDFFNAVLKPGDWKIHELMDETRNGFLILGARGSEVVRKSIRIKPGKVVHLGNGELMIREIAIPFSDLSTLDAITGDTRLVYLDEDHGAVAPFIRVSGRLLY from the coding sequence ATGAAGTTTACGCTTGAGACTGAATCTCTGATTAAGGAGAAATCTGCACATGATTGGATAATTTACAGTTCAAAGAGAGTCATAAGTTCGGATAGATATCTCAGTAAGACTGGCTGGAGCTCCCAGGGAGAAGACAGAAAGCCGGTTTCCCTATGTGAGTCGTTCACCCATCCGTCTTTAAACAAGTGGGAGAAGGCGTCTCATGTCCTTGAGAGCCTAAAAGAAGGTGAACGAGTAGAAGTACGTAAGGTAAGGAGAGAGATATCGTGGGCTGATCATACTTGCGTTGAGGAGAAGATCGTTAACTTCGTTACATTGAAGGGAAGGACTTTCGCTTTTACGGGAGACCCAACAGACATACCTAGCGTATTGGAGTTCCTAAAGGAGAGTAGCGAGTTCAGGCCCACTACCTTATTCATGGATAGAGGAACATTAATCTTAGACCCAGAAGCAACTGGATTCCTATTGAGAGCCCTCATGGAAATGCTTAAGGGAGACTCCCGCCTCCTGAGTAAAGAGGAGAGAGGACTGCCAGATATAACGTTATACGACGATCCTCTGATACCCTACTCGCATGTATTTTACACGTTCGACGACGAAGGAGTTAAGACTAAAAGAAAGGAGCTAGTGGGGAACGGGCAGGTCCTTGATTACCTTGGAACGCTCTATTTGGGTAGTGAGGGTAACGGGAGAGGAATCTATCCCAAACCAGATTTCTTTAATGCGGTTCTTAAACCAGGTGATTGGAAAATACATGAGCTAATGGATGAAACGAGGAACGGTTTCCTTATTCTAGGAGCAAGAGGTTCTGAGGTCGTGCGGAAAAGCATCAGGATCAAACCAGGAAAGGTCGTTCATCTGGGTAATGGAGAACTAATGATAAGGGAGATAGCCATACCCTTCTCAGATCTTAGTACCTTGGATGCAATCACTGGTGATACCAGACTTGTATATCTTGACGAGGACCATGGCGCAGTGGCTCCCTTTATTAGGGTAAGTGGTAGACTCCTTTACTGA
- a CDS encoding BadF/BadG/BcrA/BcrD ATPase family protein, with protein MIVVGVDGGGTKTRATAVECVNGKGKVLGTYETEGSNFHNVGIRRASQRIREAVTRSANDQFPDLVVLGLAGLDSKYDYQVLWENLNDVGKEVIMDNDSFFLLYSETGGGKGVITISGTGSIVLGMDGERKVRAEGAGWFLSDTGSAYWVGREALRYLSKTLQGMEKETPLVKMIMKTLKLKDIDDLIYWVYHRGHRIERVASIAKIVDRASRKGDDMAKTILLRGSKELGEISAHVARQINVRQVYVVGGMFNSRVYMKGFRETLTRWKMEPIKTNKDPSIGSLMFGLNKVECKLD; from the coding sequence ATGATTGTAGTAGGAGTAGATGGTGGTGGTACTAAGACAAGGGCCACCGCAGTTGAATGTGTCAACGGAAAGGGAAAAGTTCTAGGAACCTACGAAACTGAGGGATCAAATTTTCACAATGTAGGCATAAGGAGGGCCTCACAAAGGATTCGTGAGGCAGTTACCAGGAGTGCCAATGATCAATTCCCAGATCTAGTTGTCTTGGGTCTGGCGGGATTAGATTCCAAGTATGACTATCAAGTGTTGTGGGAAAATCTAAATGATGTGGGAAAAGAGGTCATCATGGACAACGATTCGTTCTTCCTTCTATATAGCGAAACGGGAGGGGGAAAAGGAGTTATTACAATATCCGGGACAGGGAGCATTGTCCTTGGGATGGACGGAGAGCGTAAGGTAAGAGCAGAGGGGGCGGGCTGGTTTCTCTCTGACACGGGTTCCGCATACTGGGTTGGAAGAGAGGCCTTGAGATATCTGTCGAAAACTTTGCAGGGTATGGAAAAAGAAACTCCTCTAGTTAAAATGATCATGAAAACCCTAAAACTCAAGGACATAGACGACTTGATATACTGGGTTTATCATAGGGGTCATAGAATTGAGAGGGTTGCTTCAATAGCAAAGATAGTCGATAGGGCCTCAAGGAAAGGGGACGATATGGCCAAGACGATCTTGCTGAGAGGGTCTAAGGAGTTGGGCGAGATATCGGCTCATGTGGCTAGGCAGATAAACGTGAGACAAGTTTACGTTGTTGGAGGAATGTTCAATTCAAGGGTTTATATGAAGGGATTTAGAGAAACCTTGACTCGGTGGAAAATGGAGCCGATCAAGACTAACAAAGATCCATCTATCGGATCCCTCATGTTCGGTCTAAATAAGGTGGAGTGCAAGCTAGATTAG
- a CDS encoding dCTP deaminase translates to MFYNHQSLLKSLGTMILNYEKENVKENGYDLRICGDKYWRVIGQAELPEIKSSLEELKFDNYAILEPNNTYLFESCEEVSMPSDTIGIMTLRSTLARNGFIAPPTVIDAGYKGKIIIALSTLRGGKLKKGMGVIHLLFSRLESPTEKVYQGAYQGGKLI, encoded by the coding sequence ATGTTCTACAATCATCAATCGTTATTAAAGTCTCTTGGAACAATGATCTTAAATTATGAAAAAGAGAACGTCAAGGAGAACGGATATGACCTAAGAATATGTGGAGATAAGTACTGGAGAGTGATTGGACAGGCAGAACTCCCCGAGATTAAGTCAAGTCTAGAGGAATTGAAATTTGACAATTACGCCATCCTTGAACCCAATAACACTTACTTATTCGAGAGCTGTGAGGAAGTGAGTATGCCTTCAGACACGATAGGAATAATGACCTTAAGGAGCACGCTAGCAAGAAACGGCTTCATTGCACCTCCCACAGTCATCGACGCGGGTTACAAAGGCAAAATAATTATTGCCTTAAGTACGCTTAGAGGTGGAAAACTGAAGAAAGGAATGGGTGTAATACACTTACTCTTCTCTAGACTCGAGTCTCCCACCGAAAAGGTCTATCAAGGGGCCTACCAAGGGGGGAAGCTAATCTAG
- a CDS encoding M28 family peptidase produces MALAREFLNLGEAIHGGPVESSILSRLEEIFPDHVSIPVTTKYWNIEHEEVRINNKLVKSVAMPYTSGCARGKIGREIGLYQMPPHPFAVKNLPISNHEVALFYEENKLRRITLPPGSPPSFFLDRKVEGYAEVCSSARLTDTESRNVEVKVRNGDSYIVLGAHVDHWLTGYHDNLLSVEILAEMKAVLEKIKLKHGLKIAFFSSEEGPRCCMGSSQYPMKDVFAIISLDALYPSRVVFSSTPDLWFLSRHFRIKRIEMPTPFSDHFPFVQRGIPGLVLYNDDMIGVYHSNVDLPLQEDVTYKENLKESLVKAILELDSTTEERLYKEFMRVARESGYSGDKREGSIIPDLENLTSKFRK; encoded by the coding sequence GTGGCTCTTGCAAGGGAATTCTTAAACCTAGGTGAGGCGATACATGGTGGGCCCGTGGAGTCCTCGATCCTAAGTAGATTAGAGGAGATCTTTCCAGATCACGTTAGTATCCCAGTTACAACTAAATACTGGAATATTGAACATGAAGAAGTAAGAATTAATAACAAGTTAGTTAAGTCTGTAGCTATGCCCTATACCTCGGGCTGTGCCCGTGGTAAGATAGGAAGGGAAATTGGGCTCTATCAAATGCCACCTCATCCCTTCGCGGTGAAGAACCTTCCTATCTCTAACCATGAAGTTGCCCTATTCTATGAAGAAAATAAGCTCAGAAGAATCACTCTTCCACCTGGATCTCCCCCTTCATTTTTCCTAGATCGGAAGGTCGAAGGATATGCAGAAGTTTGTTCTTCCGCCAGATTGACAGATACCGAATCCAGGAACGTAGAAGTTAAGGTTAGGAACGGAGACTCATACATTGTTTTAGGCGCGCATGTGGATCATTGGCTAACTGGATATCACGATAATCTTCTCTCTGTTGAAATCCTTGCAGAGATGAAAGCAGTCCTTGAAAAGATCAAGCTGAAACACGGTCTTAAGATAGCCTTTTTCTCTTCGGAGGAAGGACCGAGGTGTTGTATGGGTTCCTCACAATACCCCATGAAGGACGTCTTTGCGATCATATCGTTGGATGCCTTATACCCATCAAGGGTAGTCTTCTCCTCAACTCCAGATTTATGGTTCCTGTCTAGGCATTTCAGGATAAAGAGAATTGAAATGCCAACCCCCTTCTCTGATCATTTTCCTTTCGTTCAGAGAGGTATCCCAGGTTTAGTTCTATATAACGACGATATGATAGGGGTCTATCATTCCAATGTAGATCTACCTCTTCAAGAGGATGTTACATACAAGGAGAACCTAAAGGAGAGCCTAGTGAAGGCAATCCTTGAACTAGATTCTACCACAGAGGAGAGGCTCTACAAGGAATTCATGAGGGTGGCGAGGGAGAGCGGATATTCAGGAGACAAAAGAGAAGGCTCAATAATACCCGATCTGGAAAACCTCACATCCAAGTTCAGAAAATAA
- a CDS encoding DUF4898 domain-containing protein yields MADIVIRGGSEDLEPELLEFIISSLGVNSTPKKVPLKAVSNLGKMLGLILPKNTSKIVIVLSRDHLGSENTFASAAKSAFSGSSVTVLFSHKLDKDNMLVYFK; encoded by the coding sequence ATGGCTGATATTGTGATTAGAGGGGGGAGTGAAGATCTTGAACCAGAGTTGCTGGAGTTTATCATATCATCACTTGGCGTAAATTCGACACCAAAGAAAGTCCCTCTGAAGGCTGTTTCAAATCTAGGCAAGATGTTAGGTCTAATCCTCCCCAAGAATACCTCAAAGATTGTTATAGTACTGTCTAGGGATCACTTGGGTTCAGAGAACACCTTTGCCTCCGCCGCAAAATCCGCCTTCAGTGGTTCCAGTGTCACGGTACTCTTTAGCCACAAATTAGATAAGGATAACATGTTAGTTTACTTCAAGTGA
- a CDS encoding MarR family transcriptional regulator, whose protein sequence is MTNKIRFPDGREVDIQDVIAFLYGLSRSDVEVLHTLTCKGSKMSTEELAEALKVTKASISKSINNLLYKGLINREKVTEDEKRKGRPAYMYWVNRDDLYDRVIADMEKLAETMKNDFKNHVQLAVIPA, encoded by the coding sequence ATAACAAATAAGATAAGATTCCCAGATGGAAGAGAAGTTGATATTCAGGATGTAATAGCATTCCTTTACGGACTATCGAGAAGCGACGTAGAAGTATTACATACGTTAACTTGCAAGGGGAGTAAGATGTCCACAGAGGAATTGGCTGAAGCATTAAAGGTAACCAAGGCTTCCATAAGTAAGTCCATTAATAACTTGTTATACAAGGGACTGATAAACAGAGAGAAGGTAACTGAAGATGAGAAAAGGAAAGGTAGACCAGCTTACATGTACTGGGTAAATAGGGACGACTTATATGATAGAGTTATTGCTGATATGGAGAAATTGGCTGAGACAATGAAAAACGACTTTAAGAATCACGTTCAATTAGCTGTGATTCCGGCATAA
- a CDS encoding acetate--CoA ligase family protein, with the protein MMSLDYLFRPKSIAIIGASRNREKVGNVIFRNVSSTFRGKVYPVNNKSEIIEGVQSFKSIKDIQDDVDVAIISVPRESVSQVMEEAGEKGVKSAIVITSGFREVGEEGEKLERELTNTAKKYGIRFLGPNTMGLLTPDYNGTFAFADVKRGEIALVVQSGGIGAYMLNWAQKSRTGISFLVSLGNQTDIKEFEVIDYLSKDPETKAIFVYIEGVSDGERFLDLIPEATIRKPVIFIKGGATAQSSEAVKTHTGSLAGSYDVFKAAIRTVGGIFVENLKDFLNLSKLVNSSEPIRDQILVITNSGGHGVLTSDAISRAGLSLVKIPERLNGELRKVLPPQSLPRNPLDLSGDAGRERYLNALKIVSDLDCTKLVVVQSLPFISCTEVSKVLLNFKGKGIVGVTMGYDEDAASRILESASIPVFSFPEEAVNAVSKLVRKPSPRKKVRVPQPVNSAQELIRGKTALSDYEGLKLMELYGIRTPKWGIANNYEEAQRLADSIGYPVVMKISTDQPVHKTELKGVYMNVEKDMVKEVFTDLTKISKRVMVQEQLTGLEAYVGGLRDPVFGHTVLVGVGGIYVEVLKSVSYGIAPVYEDEALEMIKESKILDMIRSRKRGYDEGSVIRTVSNVSRLVLDLNVKEMDINPLIVNERGAFAVDVRVTF; encoded by the coding sequence ATAATGTCGCTTGATTACCTTTTCAGACCCAAATCAATTGCAATAATAGGCGCCTCTAGAAATAGAGAGAAGGTAGGAAACGTAATCTTCAGGAACGTCTCGTCTACATTCAGGGGTAAAGTCTATCCTGTAAATAACAAGTCAGAGATTATAGAAGGAGTCCAGTCATTTAAATCGATTAAGGACATACAGGACGATGTAGACGTTGCAATAATCTCAGTACCAAGGGAGTCAGTCTCACAGGTAATGGAAGAGGCTGGAGAAAAGGGCGTTAAATCTGCTATAGTAATCACGTCCGGTTTTAGGGAAGTAGGTGAGGAAGGCGAGAAACTAGAGAGGGAACTAACCAATACAGCAAAGAAGTACGGTATCAGGTTCCTAGGTCCAAACACCATGGGACTTCTCACCCCTGACTATAATGGAACCTTCGCCTTTGCTGACGTAAAGAGGGGTGAAATTGCCCTGGTTGTGCAAAGTGGTGGCATTGGCGCTTACATGCTCAATTGGGCCCAAAAATCTAGGACAGGAATTAGCTTCCTGGTCAGCCTAGGAAATCAGACCGATATTAAGGAGTTTGAAGTAATAGATTACTTGTCCAAGGACCCAGAGACTAAGGCAATCTTCGTTTACATTGAGGGGGTTTCTGACGGGGAAAGGTTCCTGGATCTTATTCCTGAAGCCACAATCAGGAAACCGGTGATCTTCATTAAGGGTGGAGCTACTGCTCAAAGCTCCGAGGCGGTTAAGACACATACGGGTAGCTTAGCAGGTTCATACGACGTGTTCAAAGCAGCAATTAGAACTGTTGGGGGTATATTCGTGGAGAACCTGAAGGACTTCTTAAATTTATCAAAGTTAGTGAACTCGTCAGAGCCCATTAGAGACCAAATTCTGGTAATAACTAACTCTGGTGGTCATGGGGTACTTACTTCCGACGCCATCTCAAGGGCCGGACTCTCCCTAGTGAAGATTCCTGAGAGACTTAACGGCGAACTCAGGAAAGTTCTTCCGCCTCAGAGTTTGCCTAGAAATCCCTTAGATCTTTCTGGAGACGCTGGAAGGGAAAGATATCTCAATGCTCTGAAGATAGTCTCCGATCTGGACTGTACCAAATTAGTTGTAGTCCAATCCTTACCTTTCATTAGTTGCACTGAGGTATCCAAGGTCCTTTTGAACTTCAAGGGTAAGGGAATTGTTGGAGTAACTATGGGCTATGACGAGGACGCGGCTTCGAGAATTCTTGAATCGGCGTCAATCCCAGTCTTCTCATTCCCAGAGGAGGCAGTCAACGCAGTGAGTAAGTTAGTGAGAAAACCATCACCGCGTAAAAAGGTAAGAGTGCCCCAACCAGTCAACTCTGCACAAGAGCTCATCAGAGGGAAGACAGCCTTGAGCGACTATGAAGGGCTCAAACTTATGGAACTCTACGGAATAAGGACTCCGAAATGGGGAATTGCTAATAATTATGAAGAGGCTCAACGTCTAGCAGACTCCATAGGGTATCCCGTGGTCATGAAGATCTCCACTGATCAACCTGTTCATAAAACAGAGCTCAAGGGCGTATACATGAACGTTGAGAAGGACATGGTCAAGGAAGTCTTCACAGACCTCACTAAAATATCGAAGAGGGTAATGGTTCAAGAGCAATTGACCGGTCTGGAAGCATATGTGGGAGGATTGAGGGATCCGGTGTTTGGACATACTGTTCTAGTTGGGGTTGGAGGAATTTACGTCGAGGTATTAAAGAGTGTGAGCTACGGGATCGCCCCAGTATACGAAGATGAGGCCCTGGAGATGATTAAGGAGAGTAAAATACTTGATATGATAAGGTCAAGGAAGAGAGGATACGACGAAGGGTCTGTGATCAGGACCGTATCCAATGTATCTAGACTCGTTTTAGACCTAAACGTAAAGGAGATGGACATTAACCCGTTAATAGTTAATGAAAGAGGTGCCTTCGCCGTAGATGTAAGGGTAACCTTCTAG
- a CDS encoding pyridoxal-phosphate dependent enzyme, producing the protein MMKAVCMKCGKQREGNEIRCKCGGVFKIDVDIPFSKELRENFPYVRKWISLREWNTPSIKVQGMTLKLDFLNPTGSYKDRGSVTLVSSLAQRGIREISEDSSGNAGSSIAAYGAMAGIKVKIFVPSTARGGKLKQIEAYGAEVVKIDGTREDVSRAAESSGAYYASHVLQPEFRDGIRSLAYELARDNRWKSPGEVFLPTSAGTLLLGIYEGFKHLLSEGIVDRMPKLVAVQTEQVSPLCSRIRGLKYSPPPRITSVADALVSTNPVLMDQMTRVLEETGDCVIVNEKEIMESWTYLARKGILVEYSSAVALAGARKYEVTDPVIVLTGNGLKVL; encoded by the coding sequence ATCATGAAAGCAGTATGTATGAAGTGCGGGAAGCAAAGAGAAGGTAATGAGATAAGATGCAAGTGTGGAGGCGTATTCAAGATAGATGTGGATATTCCGTTCTCTAAGGAGCTGAGAGAGAATTTCCCATACGTCAGGAAATGGATATCTCTCAGAGAGTGGAATACGCCCTCGATTAAGGTCCAAGGTATGACTCTCAAGTTGGACTTCTTGAATCCCACCGGTTCGTATAAGGATAGAGGATCCGTAACCCTCGTTTCCTCTCTCGCCCAGAGAGGTATAAGGGAGATATCGGAGGATTCCTCGGGGAACGCAGGTTCTTCAATTGCTGCCTACGGTGCCATGGCAGGTATTAAGGTAAAGATATTCGTACCTTCTACTGCAAGGGGCGGTAAGCTTAAACAGATTGAGGCCTATGGTGCCGAAGTGGTCAAGATAGATGGAACCAGGGAAGACGTCTCTAGAGCAGCTGAGAGTTCTGGAGCTTATTATGCCTCTCATGTACTTCAACCAGAGTTTAGGGATGGAATAAGATCCTTAGCATACGAGTTGGCTCGGGATAATAGGTGGAAGTCCCCTGGTGAGGTCTTCCTTCCAACGTCTGCCGGCACACTTCTTTTGGGTATTTATGAAGGTTTTAAGCATCTTCTGAGCGAGGGGATCGTGGATAGGATGCCGAAATTGGTAGCAGTTCAGACAGAGCAAGTGAGTCCACTGTGTTCCAGAATTAGGGGACTGAAGTATTCACCGCCACCTAGAATTACATCCGTTGCAGACGCCCTAGTTTCAACTAACCCAGTCCTAATGGATCAAATGACCCGAGTTCTAGAAGAGACAGGTGATTGTGTAATAGTGAATGAGAAGGAAATCATGGAGTCATGGACATATCTTGCTCGCAAAGGGATCTTAGTTGAGTATAGCTCCGCAGTAGCTCTAGCAGGGGCTAGAAAATATGAGGTAACAGATCCAGTAATTGTTTTGACAGGTAACGGTCTAAAGGTTCTGTGA